A stretch of Aerosakkonema funiforme FACHB-1375 DNA encodes these proteins:
- a CDS encoding DUF6753 family protein, giving the protein MQYDDILESDEFNEELGRSELAETEDTIPEIERNFPHKQEFWEAIDDELKTKRSQNESPLSAPPKYERNTESLISQVLKGKDPEFRANVINTAYRYGLDKNDPLLIILLATGQLELLLEQKPDEIDNFFKEWQSKWRSDLKDSQAIISQEIEQVQQFVDNWAQSSREVLERQSKAAIKVQSRNISNSVKTLVRQAALEKVAHDIWSVIFGSGVVFGAIAIGVFVGLAIPRFTPSPELDPTGLRQLTLKEASALEWGLSNEGQFAQKNVDTIRWAMSNEGKYARQFMSWNQALLSEKNGKKLCETEVSRLGVTLTVEGKASKGGFCTLWTRSPKERQFSAN; this is encoded by the coding sequence ATGCAATATGATGACATTTTAGAATCAGACGAATTTAACGAAGAATTAGGTAGATCTGAATTAGCTGAAACTGAAGATACAATACCAGAAATAGAGCGCAACTTTCCTCACAAACAAGAGTTTTGGGAAGCCATTGATGATGAACTGAAAACAAAGCGATCGCAGAATGAATCACCTCTATCTGCCCCACCAAAATACGAGCGAAATACCGAATCATTAATCAGTCAAGTGCTGAAAGGGAAAGATCCCGAATTCCGCGCTAATGTGATCAACACAGCTTACCGATACGGTCTAGATAAAAATGACCCCCTTTTAATTATTTTACTGGCTACAGGTCAGCTAGAACTACTGTTAGAGCAGAAACCAGATGAGATTGACAACTTCTTTAAAGAGTGGCAATCTAAATGGCGATCGGACTTGAAAGATTCTCAAGCAATTATCAGCCAAGAAATAGAGCAAGTACAACAGTTTGTTGATAATTGGGCGCAGTCAAGTCGAGAAGTTCTAGAACGTCAGAGTAAAGCAGCAATTAAAGTACAAAGCCGCAATATCTCCAATTCAGTTAAAACCTTAGTGCGACAAGCTGCATTAGAAAAAGTAGCTCACGATATTTGGTCGGTGATTTTTGGCAGTGGTGTAGTGTTTGGTGCAATTGCAATTGGCGTATTTGTAGGATTAGCAATTCCCCGCTTTACTCCATCACCAGAACTCGACCCAACTGGACTCCGACAGTTAACATTGAAAGAAGCATCTGCATTAGAATGGGGATTAAGCAATGAGGGTCAATTTGCTCAAAAGAATGTCGATACTATTCGCTGGGCAATGAGTAATGAAGGGAAATACGCTCGTCAGTTTATGAGTTGGAATCAAGCACTGTTGAGCGAAAAGAATGGCAAAAAGCTATGTGAAACTGAAGTTAGCCGTTTGGGAGTAACTTTAACAGTTGAAGGAAAAGCTTCCAAGGGAGGATTTTGTACTTTGTGGACTCGTTCTCCAAAAGAAAGGCAATTTAGCGCTAATTAA
- a CDS encoding P-loop NTPase family protein, with the protein MPNRIHLVDGEKGGIGKSMFTCVLVEYNQKYDLLYTLIDGDSKNADVQQRYPEHEAQVVALVEDEENFFDIDIIFETALETPVIVNLPARAYGIINKWIDEAGLVSPDFLEKSGVDICKWFLCSGTPDSIKMFMDSFNCFEGQLKHVLVRNFGVCKDWSHMQGHNDILQLISKHQIPVIDFPKLSAKEKKFIETKRLSFSQAMNHPDFYLISQQRLHTFLEESYSLIENVGLFNDAPNRLIQPNLDAIPPLAKQPDKTVT; encoded by the coding sequence ATGCCAAACAGAATTCATTTAGTAGACGGGGAAAAAGGGGGAATCGGCAAATCGATGTTTACTTGCGTGCTAGTCGAATACAATCAAAAGTACGACCTCCTTTACACGCTAATCGATGGAGATTCCAAAAATGCTGACGTGCAGCAACGCTATCCCGAACATGAAGCGCAAGTAGTTGCCTTAGTCGAAGATGAAGAAAACTTCTTCGACATCGATATCATTTTTGAAACTGCCTTAGAAACTCCAGTCATCGTCAATTTACCCGCTCGTGCTTATGGCATTATCAACAAATGGATTGATGAAGCTGGCTTAGTTTCCCCCGACTTTCTAGAAAAGTCAGGAGTTGATATCTGCAAGTGGTTCTTATGTAGCGGTACGCCTGACAGCATCAAAATGTTTATGGACTCCTTCAATTGTTTTGAAGGTCAATTAAAGCACGTTTTAGTACGTAACTTTGGTGTTTGTAAAGATTGGTCACATATGCAAGGCCATAACGATATCTTACAACTGATTAGCAAACACCAAATCCCTGTCATAGACTTTCCAAAACTCAGTGCTAAAGAAAAGAAATTTATCGAAACGAAGCGATTGTCTTTCTCTCAAGCGATGAACCATCCAGACTTTTATTTGATTAGTCAACAACGCCTGCACACTTTTCTCGAAGAATCCTACAGTCTAATCGAAAATGTTGGTTTATTTAATGATGCACCAAATCGCTTGATTCAACCTAATCTAGATGCTATTCCACCTTTAGCAAAACAACCAGATAAAACTGTTACTTGA
- a CDS encoding acetate and sugar kinases/Hsc70/actin family protein — protein sequence MSYLSHAAASFETPTGRFSVKLDKTQALQEGGGISIVHNSKLGAAFKTRVTAFAMVGFRNASLVIAARGAVGKGKTSDLGMVRMVELVQERTSNYDLARLAEAIAISGDRYNRPYFYRIARNREEAAREREVDELIAAVKQSRSDYARMLTHWFDEVLPPDTDEIVFCGGTAEYLKPELRSHYSRYAQSWHAGIVVPPELDPNGLGHRLADAYGLFVYFKSQFEQLLTHLTQSTEAESPQDNAETSTQVSIELNAIQADTETLAVTETKATSKLDAASLLSGPYRGAVKKKESSEPSLNGSK from the coding sequence TTGAGCTATTTAAGTCACGCCGCTGCTTCTTTTGAAACCCCCACAGGCAGATTCTCAGTCAAACTCGATAAAACCCAAGCTTTGCAAGAAGGTGGCGGTATTTCTATCGTTCACAATAGCAAACTCGGAGCCGCTTTCAAAACCAGGGTGACAGCCTTTGCAATGGTGGGATTTCGCAATGCCTCTCTAGTCATAGCAGCTAGAGGTGCTGTCGGTAAAGGCAAAACCTCAGACTTAGGCATGGTGCGAATGGTCGAACTCGTGCAAGAGCGCACCTCTAACTACGATCTGGCTCGGCTAGCAGAAGCGATCGCTATTTCAGGCGATCGATACAACCGTCCTTACTTTTATCGCATCGCACGCAATCGAGAAGAAGCTGCTAGGGAACGAGAAGTAGATGAATTGATTGCCGCCGTGAAGCAATCTCGTTCTGACTATGCAAGGATGTTAACTCATTGGTTCGATGAAGTGCTACCCCCCGACACTGATGAAATCGTCTTTTGCGGTGGTACAGCAGAATACCTCAAACCTGAGTTACGTTCTCACTATTCCCGTTACGCTCAATCTTGGCACGCAGGCATTGTAGTACCACCAGAATTAGATCCAAATGGATTAGGACATCGTTTAGCAGATGCTTACGGTTTGTTCGTCTATTTCAAATCTCAATTTGAGCAACTACTCACTCATCTTACACAATCCACTGAAGCTGAATCACCCCAGGATAATGCAGAAACATCGACACAAGTATCTATTGAGTTAAATGCCATTCAAGCTGATACAGAAACGCTCGCTGTTACTGAAACAAAAGCTACAAGCAAATTGGATGCTGCTTCATTATTATCTGGGCCTTACCGGGGAGCAGTTAAGAAAAAAGAAAGCAGCGAACCTAGTTTAAATGGGAGCAAATAA
- a CDS encoding acetate and sugar kinases/Hsc70/actin family protein encodes MARPKKVAVPDAIAVMDFGGLSTRVFYFESHKSQTNSFIMESQVGPVSRDTANAYTLPNLNSTSPENIAWVAINNDCRAVGYLAASQFNAHIGLNGLKYSSALYKALAALWVISQKLDLGHHFSIAIAVFLPPGEFNDSKQFFELFKSRRCFF; translated from the coding sequence ATGGCTAGACCAAAAAAAGTTGCCGTCCCAGATGCCATAGCAGTAATGGATTTTGGCGGCTTATCCACTCGAGTCTTTTACTTTGAGTCACACAAGAGCCAAACCAATTCCTTCATCATGGAATCCCAAGTAGGGCCAGTAAGCCGAGATACAGCCAATGCCTACACCCTGCCCAACTTAAATTCCACCTCTCCCGAAAACATCGCTTGGGTTGCCATCAACAATGATTGCCGAGCAGTCGGTTACTTAGCCGCATCCCAATTCAATGCACACATCGGCTTAAATGGCCTCAAATACAGCAGCGCCCTGTACAAAGCCTTAGCAGCTTTATGGGTAATCTCGCAAAAATTAGACTTAGGCCACCACTTCAGTATAGCGATCGCAGTCTTCCTACCCCCAGGTGAGTTTAACGACTCCAAACAATTTTTTGAGCTATTTAAGTCACGCCGCTGCTTCTTTTGA
- a CDS encoding WD40 repeat domain-containing protein, whose product MTSVAVSPDSQYIVSGCSDRSVRLLRSQWKTLLDVCCDRLRYHPVFTNSESIEDIEQRKIAIAACETCRKYVWSKEDISVYAMKYRQFTRLSAKEGRQSR is encoded by the coding sequence GTGACTTCTGTTGCTGTCAGTCCAGATAGCCAATACATTGTTAGTGGTTGTAGCGATCGTTCTGTCCGTTTGTTGCGGAGTCAATGGAAAACTTTGTTAGATGTCTGCTGCGATCGCCTCCGCTACCACCCCGTCTTTACAAATTCTGAATCAATTGAAGATATAGAACAGCGCAAGATTGCAATTGCTGCTTGTGAAACTTGCCGAAAATATGTCTGGAGCAAGGAAGATATCTCAGTTTATGCAATGAAGTACAGGCAGTTTACACGCTTGTCAGCTAAAGAAGGGAGGCAATCGCGCTGA